The genome window GGACCGAGCGGAGAAAGCCCTGGATGCTCAGCGCCAGGTGCGTGAGGGGATCGGTGCGATGGGCGTCGATCCCGAGCTGGATCACGAGGGCGTCCGGCGCGAAGGCCCGCAGCAGCGGGGGGACCACCGCCTCGAAGGCCGGCTCATACACGGCGTCGTCCGTGAAGGGCTGAAGCGGCAGGTTCACGGAGTAGCCGACGCCGACGCCCTCGCCGACTTCGTCCACGAAGCCGCTGCCGGGGAAGAGCCGGTCGCCACGCTCGTGAGTGGAGATCGTCAGCACGGTCGGGTCGTCGTAGAAGGCGAACTGCACGCCGTCGCCGTGATGGGCGTCGATGTCCACGTAGGCGACCTTGAGCCCCCGCCGGCGCAGCGTCATGATCGCCAGCACTGCGTCGTTGACGTAGCAGAAGCCGGAGGCACGGTCCGGCATCGCGTGGTGGAGCCCCCCCGCGAAGTGGAACGCGCGATCCACCTCGCCCTCGGCCACGAGCTGCGCCGCCTGGATGGAGCCGCCCGCCGCGAGCTGCGCCGCCTCCCAGAGCCCCGGAAAGATCGGGTTGTCGCCGGGGCCCAACCCGTAGCGCACCGCGTGCGGCACCCAGT of Candidatus Methylomirabilota bacterium contains these proteins:
- a CDS encoding acetoin utilization protein AcuC, producing MRTALIHSDDWRRFDYGPEHPLRMERLGLTWRLMDAYGLTALPQAKVVAPEPASIEAIARFHTPEYIDILRAVSAGDWVPHAVRYGLGPGDNPIFPGLWEAAQLAAGGSIQAAQLVAEGEVDRAFHFAGGLHHAMPDRASGFCYVNDAVLAIMTLRRRGLKVAYVDIDAHHGDGVQFAFYDDPTVLTISTHERGDRLFPGSGFVDEVGEGVGVGYSVNLPLQPFTDDAVYEPAFEAVVPPLLRAFAPDALVIQLGIDAHRTDPLTHLALSIQGFLRSVRRLLEFAPRIVALGGGGYDLANVARAWTGAWATINNLTLPEPIPAALHRDLRELGLESLTLSDPPGELDPDTRRWAVEFAARQVRSIREQIFPIHGL